In Janthinobacterium rivuli, a single genomic region encodes these proteins:
- a CDS encoding substrate-binding periplasmic protein, whose translation MKQASMAWLLAVALLMPALAAAVDVRIVGEHLPPSSMMEGNVVVGRETLKVRDIMARAGLSYRIELLPWKRAYAQALREPDTCIFSTSRTQEREAQFRWIGPLNEAEWILYGLAERHLALRTLDDARGLVIGTVLGDARDDYLRQRGMNVAPVTQEWLNPQKLLLGRIDLWAVGLAVGSKPFVGKEWEGKVVPLLTFNRVQTYLACNKQLPEAQVAAMQRAAAAMRRDGSMAREHIR comes from the coding sequence ATGAAACAAGCAAGCATGGCGTGGCTGCTGGCAGTGGCGCTGCTGATGCCGGCGCTGGCCGCGGCGGTAGACGTGCGCATCGTCGGCGAGCATTTGCCGCCGTCGAGCATGATGGAAGGCAATGTCGTCGTGGGACGGGAAACGCTCAAGGTGCGCGACATCATGGCGCGCGCCGGTCTTTCCTACCGCATCGAGCTGCTGCCGTGGAAGCGCGCGTACGCGCAGGCGCTGCGCGAGCCTGATACCTGCATCTTTTCCACCAGCCGCACGCAGGAGCGCGAAGCGCAATTTCGCTGGATCGGCCCCCTCAACGAAGCGGAATGGATACTCTACGGCCTGGCCGAGCGGCACCTGGCGCTGCGCACGCTCGATGATGCGCGCGGCCTGGTGATCGGCACGGTGCTCGGCGACGCGCGCGACGATTACCTGCGCCAGCGCGGCATGAACGTGGCGCCCGTGACGCAGGAGTGGCTCAATCCGCAAAAGCTGCTGCTCGGGCGCATCGACCTGTGGGCCGTGGGCCTGGCGGTGGGCAGCAAGCCTTTCGTCGGCAAGGAGTGGGAGGGCAAGGTGGTGCCGCTGCTGACTTTTAACCGCGTGCAGACTTACCTCGCCTGCAACAAGCAATTACCCGAGGCGCAGGTGGCGGCCATGCAGCGCGCCGCGGCGGCCATGCGCCGCGACGGCAGCATGGCGCGCGAACATATCCGCTGA
- the selB gene encoding selenocysteine-specific translation elongation factor — MIVGTAGHIDHGKTTLTRALTGVHTDRLKEEQARGISIELGYAYLPLADGTVLGVIDVPGHEKFIRTMASGVTGIDFALLVVAADDGIMPQTHEHLAILQLLGVTRGAVALTKIDRADGARVAQVEADIEALLAGTPLAGSPIFPTAANRDDDAGVAALLAHLTQVARSLPQRDERRLFRLGVDRVFTLSGQGTIVTGTALAGCVQVGDMLQLAPGDAQARVRSIHAQNRAAGTGMAGQRLALNLAGIDRERIERGNWIVAPALAQCSERLDVELTLLPDAGVQLKAWSPLHVHLGAAHQLARAVMLDGETLSPGQTGRVQLVFDAPMHGVPGDRFVVRNAQATQTVGGGMVLDPFGPARKRRSPARLAWLDALAAFIAHGDYAALLAQSPLGLRESLLVRLSLLPADALALPSDTRRIALRGGDALLLAPAALLALEARVMAALETFHARAPDEAGPELWRLKRIVDAEMEDALWSHLVEGLLARGEILARGASLHLPAHSVELTPQEQAVAEPLLAALEQGRFDPPWTRDLARGFGLAEDETRKLLRKLAKAGQISQVVHDLFYHPSALAELAQLVRALAEKTELDEGLAPGSGAVGAATFRDASGLGRKRAIQVLEFFDRVGYTRRVGNGHLLRPQALWSYTPALPSS; from the coding sequence ATGATCGTCGGCACCGCGGGCCATATCGACCATGGCAAGACGACCCTCACGCGTGCGCTGACGGGCGTGCACACGGACCGCCTGAAGGAAGAGCAGGCGCGCGGCATTTCGATAGAACTGGGCTACGCCTACCTGCCGCTGGCGGATGGCACCGTGCTGGGTGTGATCGACGTGCCCGGTCACGAAAAATTCATCCGCACCATGGCTTCCGGCGTGACGGGCATCGATTTCGCCTTGCTCGTGGTGGCGGCCGACGACGGCATCATGCCGCAGACGCACGAACACCTGGCCATCTTGCAGCTGCTCGGTGTGACGCGCGGCGCCGTGGCGCTGACCAAGATCGACCGCGCCGACGGCGCCCGCGTGGCGCAGGTGGAGGCGGACATCGAAGCACTGCTGGCTGGCACGCCGCTGGCGGGCAGTCCGATCTTTCCCACCGCCGCCAATCGCGACGACGATGCGGGCGTGGCCGCCTTGCTGGCGCACCTGACGCAGGTGGCGCGCAGCCTGCCGCAGCGTGACGAGCGGCGCCTGTTTCGCCTCGGCGTGGACCGCGTGTTCACCTTGTCGGGGCAGGGCACCATCGTCACCGGCACGGCGCTGGCGGGATGCGTACAGGTGGGCGACATGCTGCAGCTGGCGCCCGGCGATGCACAGGCGCGCGTGCGCAGCATCCATGCGCAGAACCGCGCAGCCGGGACGGGCATGGCGGGCCAGAGATTGGCGCTGAACCTGGCCGGCATCGACCGCGAGCGCATCGAGCGGGGCAACTGGATCGTCGCGCCCGCGCTGGCGCAGTGCTCCGAACGCCTCGACGTGGAACTGACCCTGCTGCCCGACGCGGGCGTGCAGCTGAAAGCCTGGTCGCCGCTGCACGTGCACCTGGGTGCGGCGCACCAGCTGGCGCGCGCCGTCATGCTCGATGGCGAAACCCTGTCGCCGGGGCAGACGGGCAGGGTACAGCTGGTGTTCGACGCGCCGATGCACGGCGTGCCGGGCGACCGCTTTGTCGTGCGCAATGCGCAAGCGACGCAAACGGTGGGCGGCGGCATGGTGCTCGATCCGTTCGGCCCCGCGCGCAAGCGCCGCAGTCCGGCCAGGCTGGCGTGGCTCGATGCGCTGGCCGCGTTCATCGCGCACGGCGACTATGCGGCCCTGCTGGCGCAAAGTCCGCTGGGGCTGCGCGAATCGCTGCTGGTGCGCCTGTCCCTGTTGCCGGCGGACGCCCTGGCGCTGCCGTCCGACACGCGGCGCATCGCCCTGCGCGGTGGCGACGCCCTGCTGCTGGCGCCGGCCGCGTTGCTGGCGCTGGAGGCGCGCGTGATGGCAGCATTGGAAACCTTCCATGCGCGCGCGCCCGACGAGGCGGGGCCGGAACTGTGGCGTTTGAAACGCATCGTCGACGCCGAGATGGAAGACGCCTTGTGGAGCCATCTGGTCGAAGGCTTGCTGGCACGTGGCGAGATCCTCGCACGCGGCGCCAGCCTGCACTTGCCGGCGCACAGCGTGGAACTGACGCCGCAGGAGCAGGCAGTGGCCGAACCCTTGCTGGCCGCGTTGGAGCAGGGGCGCTTCGATCCACCGTGGACGCGCGACCTGGCGCGCGGCTTCGGCCTGGCCGAGGACGAGACGCGCAAGCTGTTACGCAAACTCGCCAAGGCAGGGCAGATCAGCCAGGTCGTGCACGACCTGTTCTACCATCCGTCGGCCTTGGCCGAGCTGGCGCAACTGGTGAGAGCACTGGCCGAAAAAACGGAGCTGGACGAGGGCCTGGCGCCCGGTTCCGGCGCTGTGGGCGCGGCCACCTTCCGCGACGCCAGCGGCCTGGGCCGCAAGCGGGCGATCCAGGTCTTGGAATTCTTTGACCGCGTCGGTTATACTCGCCGTGTTGGCAATGGGCATCTATTACGCCCGCAAGCGCTGTGGTCCTATACGCCAGCCTTGCCCAGCAGCTAG
- a CDS encoding DUF1987 domain-containing protein, producing MQLPSPLFIAATPSSPEIDFRFEQHTLSIKGESYPENAAAFYGPLIAAVRAYLEGCREAAITVNVSLAYFNSSSTKMLFTLFDTLNQAAVDGNQVRLNWYHDEDDDTILEFGQELQQDFTALDFRDHPVQGS from the coding sequence ATGCAATTACCGTCACCACTGTTCATCGCCGCGACCCCGAGTTCGCCCGAAATCGACTTCCGTTTCGAGCAGCACACCCTGTCGATCAAGGGCGAGTCGTATCCGGAAAACGCGGCCGCCTTCTATGGCCCGCTGATCGCCGCCGTGCGCGCCTACCTGGAAGGCTGCCGCGAGGCGGCCATCACCGTCAACGTCTCGCTGGCCTACTTCAACAGCTCCAGCACGAAGATGCTGTTTACCCTGTTCGACACCCTGAACCAGGCGGCCGTCGATGGCAACCAGGTGCGCCTGAACTGGTATCACGACGAGGATGACGACACCATCCTGGAATTCGGCCAGGAGCTGCAGCAGGACTTTACGGCGCTGGACTTCCGCGACCATCCCGTGCAGGGCAGCTAG
- a CDS encoding formate dehydrogenase subunit gamma: MKHSELHDGKLRDKDGNPLIERYNPNERTNHWVTAITFVMLALSGLAMFHPSMAWLANLFGGGQWTRILHPFAGLVMFVSFAILVVRFWHHNKFEDGDKQWLKQMDDVLNNREEKLPKIGKYNAGQKILFFVLLASMIGLLLSGVVIWRAYFAFYFPIDVVRFAALLHAGCAFAIICAIIVHIYAALWVKGSIGAMVRGTVTYGWARKHHPKWFESVVRNTRK; encoded by the coding sequence ATGAAGCATAGTGAACTTCACGATGGCAAGCTGCGCGACAAGGATGGCAATCCCTTGATCGAACGCTACAACCCCAACGAGCGCACGAATCACTGGGTGACCGCCATCACCTTCGTCATGCTGGCCCTGTCCGGTCTGGCCATGTTCCATCCGTCGATGGCGTGGCTGGCGAATCTGTTCGGCGGCGGGCAATGGACGCGCATTTTGCATCCGTTTGCCGGCCTGGTGATGTTCGTCTCGTTCGCGATCCTCGTGGTGCGCTTCTGGCACCACAACAAGTTCGAGGACGGTGACAAGCAGTGGCTGAAACAGATGGACGACGTGCTCAATAACCGCGAAGAGAAGCTTCCAAAGATCGGCAAATACAATGCCGGCCAGAAGATCCTGTTCTTCGTGCTGCTGGCCAGCATGATCGGCTTGCTGCTGTCGGGCGTCGTGATCTGGCGCGCGTATTTCGCGTTCTATTTCCCGATCGACGTGGTGCGCTTTGCCGCCTTGCTGCATGCCGGTTGCGCGTTCGCCATCATCTGCGCCATCATCGTGCACATTTATGCGGCCCTGTGGGTCAAGGGCTCGATCGGCGCCATGGTGCGCGGCACCGTCACCTATGGCTGGGCGCGCAAGCATCATCCGAAGTGGTTTGAATCGGTGGTGCGTAATACGAGAAAGTAG
- the fdxH gene encoding formate dehydrogenase subunit beta produces MALQSLDIRRLSATTVTPPQARSPVTGTVAKLIDVSKCIGCKACQTACMEWNDLRDEVGENHGTYDNPTDLTPQSWTVMRFAEHENNDGNLEWLIRKDGCMHCEDPGCLKACPAPGAIVQYTNGIVDFHQENCIGCGYCVAGCPFDVPRISKKDDRAYKCTLCSDRVAVGQEPACVKTCPTGAIVFGTKEDMKVHAEERIVDLKSRGFENAGLYDPLGVGGTHVMYVLHHADKPKLYSNLPERPRISPMVGFWKGWSKPLAVAGMAATALAGLFHYTRVGPNEVSKDEEHEALEEAKRIREEQHEA; encoded by the coding sequence ATGGCACTGCAATCCTTAGATATCCGGCGCTTGTCGGCGACCACGGTGACCCCGCCGCAAGCGCGCAGCCCGGTGACGGGCACCGTGGCCAAGCTGATCGATGTGTCGAAATGCATCGGCTGCAAGGCTTGCCAGACGGCGTGCATGGAATGGAACGACTTGCGTGACGAAGTCGGCGAAAACCATGGCACCTATGACAATCCGACGGACCTGACGCCGCAATCGTGGACGGTGATGCGTTTTGCCGAACACGAAAACAACGACGGCAACCTCGAATGGCTGATCCGCAAGGATGGCTGCATGCACTGCGAGGATCCGGGCTGTCTGAAAGCCTGTCCGGCGCCGGGCGCCATCGTGCAGTACACGAACGGCATCGTGGATTTCCACCAGGAAAACTGCATCGGTTGCGGCTACTGCGTGGCCGGCTGTCCTTTCGACGTGCCCCGCATTTCGAAAAAGGACGACCGCGCCTACAAGTGCACGCTCTGTTCGGACCGCGTCGCCGTGGGCCAGGAACCGGCCTGCGTGAAAACGTGCCCGACGGGCGCCATCGTGTTCGGCACCAAGGAAGACATGAAGGTGCATGCGGAAGAGCGCATCGTCGACCTGAAGTCGCGCGGTTTCGAAAACGCAGGCCTGTACGATCCGCTGGGCGTGGGCGGCACGCACGTGATGTACGTGCTGCACCATGCCGACAAGCCGAAGCTGTATTCGAACTTGCCGGAACGCCCGCGCATCAGCCCGATGGTGGGCTTCTGGAAGGGCTGGTCCAAGCCGCTGGCGGTGGCCGGCATGGCTGCCACGGCGCTGGCGGGCCTGTTCCACTACACGCGTGTCGGTCCGAACGAAGTGAGCAAGGATGAAGAGCACGAAGCGCTGGAAGAGGCCAAGCGCATCCGGGAGGAACAGCATGAAGCATAG
- the selA gene encoding L-seryl-tRNA(Sec) selenium transferase — protein sequence MTTGQTVRLPSVDRILGDAACLALIAHYGRVQTLACARAVLAELRTAMLAGAVFGEFDEEDASIAAIVAQVADRLQAQSRSQLRAVFNLTGTVLHTNLGRALLPDTAVQAVVEALQWPMNLEFDLETGKRGDRDDLVEELLRELTGAEAATIVNNNAAAVLLMLNTLAQNKEVVVSRGELVEIGGAFRIPDVMTRAGAVLREVGSTNRTHLADYANGINEHTSLLMKVHCSNYAITGFTKSVELDELVPLAAKHAIPTAVDLGSGTLVDLAQYGLPHETTVRETIEAGADLVTFSGDKLLGGPQCGVIVGRADLIAKIKRNPLKRALRVGKLTLAALAPVLQLYRAPDLLAERLSTLRLLTRPACAMRAQAQTVLPLLQGVLGAAYVVTAEAMKSQIGSGALPVDQLPSFGLAIRSAPGSRLSNPLGVLEQRLRALPCPVIGRIGQDTLWLDLRCLEAAHETAFIAQLAELSA from the coding sequence ATGACGACGGGGCAAACCGTGCGCCTGCCGTCGGTAGACCGCATCCTGGGCGACGCGGCTTGCCTGGCCCTGATAGCACACTACGGCCGCGTGCAGACCCTGGCCTGCGCGCGCGCCGTGCTGGCCGAACTGCGCACGGCCATGCTGGCGGGCGCAGTGTTTGGTGAATTCGATGAGGAGGACGCATCGATTGCCGCCATCGTCGCGCAGGTGGCCGACCGGCTGCAGGCGCAATCGCGCTCGCAGCTGCGCGCCGTCTTCAACCTGACGGGCACCGTGCTGCACACGAACCTGGGCCGCGCACTGCTGCCCGATACGGCCGTGCAAGCCGTGGTGGAAGCGCTGCAGTGGCCGATGAATCTGGAATTCGACCTGGAAACGGGCAAGCGCGGCGACCGCGACGACCTGGTCGAGGAATTGCTGCGCGAGCTGACGGGGGCCGAAGCGGCCACCATCGTCAACAACAATGCGGCCGCCGTGCTGCTGATGTTGAACACCCTGGCGCAGAACAAGGAAGTCGTCGTCTCGCGCGGCGAGCTGGTGGAAATCGGCGGCGCCTTCCGCATCCCCGATGTGATGACGCGCGCGGGCGCCGTGCTGCGTGAAGTGGGCAGCACGAATCGCACGCACCTGGCCGACTATGCGAACGGGATCAATGAACATACCAGCCTGCTGATGAAGGTCCACTGCAGCAATTACGCGATCACCGGTTTCACGAAAAGTGTGGAGCTGGACGAACTGGTGCCGCTGGCGGCAAAACATGCCATTCCCACGGCCGTCGACCTGGGTAGCGGCACCCTGGTCGACCTGGCGCAATACGGGCTGCCGCATGAAACGACGGTGCGCGAAACCATCGAGGCGGGCGCCGACCTGGTGACCTTCAGCGGCGACAAGCTGCTGGGTGGTCCGCAATGCGGCGTCATCGTCGGGCGCGCCGATCTGATCGCGAAGATCAAGCGCAATCCATTGAAACGCGCACTGCGGGTCGGCAAGCTGACCCTGGCCGCCTTGGCGCCCGTGCTGCAGCTGTACCGCGCGCCGGACTTGCTGGCCGAACGTTTGAGCACCTTGCGTTTGCTGACGCGTCCCGCTTGCGCCATGCGCGCGCAGGCGCAAACCGTGCTGCCGCTGCTGCAAGGCGTACTTGGTGCCGCCTATGTGGTCACCGCCGAAGCGATGAAAAGCCAGATCGGCAGCGGCGCCTTGCCCGTCGACCAGCTGCCCAGCTTTGGCCTGGCCATCCGCAGCGCGCCTGGCTCGCGTCTGAGCAATCCCCTGGGCGTGCTGGAACAGCGTTTGCGCGCCTTGCCGTGCCCCGTGATCGGGCGCATCGGGCAAGACACCCTGTGGCTCGATCTGCGCTGCCTGGAAGCGGCGCACGAGACGGCCTTCATCGCGCAGCTCGCCGAGTTGTCCGCATGA
- a CDS encoding GGDEF domain-containing protein: MRAALSEAGLEPDLFTVEAAALAAARRMHADASASGAEQRRVLGELIIHYERLMRETRRLIGRSDRAERDMHLLNRQLQTLAGQLEYRATHDPLTGALNRGAVIDHASRCLAQGDMALIVLDIDLFKQVNDDFGHPAGDGVIQAVVDCLKGLLGQETAIGRVGGEEFSVVWPTSSRDDAAQVAQRICETVGRQRHAAPITRAITVSVGLSWNRAGTPFETAYSHADQALYQAKREGRNCVRQWLES, translated from the coding sequence ATGCGCGCCGCCCTCTCCGAGGCTGGACTGGAGCCAGACCTGTTCACCGTGGAAGCGGCGGCCCTGGCTGCCGCGCGCCGCATGCACGCCGACGCCAGCGCGTCGGGCGCGGAACAGCGGCGCGTGCTCGGTGAACTGATCATCCACTACGAGCGGCTGATGCGCGAGACGCGGCGCCTGATCGGCCGCAGCGACCGCGCCGAGCGCGACATGCATCTGCTGAACCGCCAGTTGCAAACCCTGGCCGGCCAGCTCGAATACCGCGCCACGCACGACCCGCTGACGGGCGCCCTGAACCGCGGCGCCGTGATCGACCACGCCTCGCGCTGCCTGGCGCAGGGCGACATGGCGCTGATCGTGCTCGACATCGACCTGTTCAAGCAGGTCAACGACGACTTCGGCCATCCGGCCGGCGACGGCGTGATCCAGGCCGTGGTCGACTGCCTGAAAGGACTATTGGGACAGGAGACGGCCATCGGCCGGGTCGGCGGCGAAGAGTTTTCCGTCGTCTGGCCCACCTCCTCGCGCGACGACGCGGCGCAAGTGGCGCAGCGCATCTGCGAGACCGTCGGCCGCCAGCGCCATGCGGCGCCCATCACGCGCGCCATCACCGTCAGCGTGGGCCTGAGCTGGAACCGCGCCGGCACGCCATTCGAAACGGCCTATAGCCATGCCGACCAGGCCCTGTACCAGGCCAAGCGCGAAGGACGCAACTGCGTGCGCCAGTGGCTGGAAAGCTGA
- the fdhE gene encoding formate dehydrogenase accessory protein FdhE — protein MVQRILQPGEIEGLDHNAIPRLLLPQPDSLFTARALRLRELAQGKIKGIPVDAGMQGYLVLMAALADAQAVVVGKLAPGAVPAADPDALRRAIQHRMPVLPVSGARPPVWRDIFASLLDELATTAASQPALSGGLTQVLAQLRALDAPALDACADAVLDENGDNLNPMHAPFVAAALQILWSVSASQLRAARVPDLETGTLCPVCGSHPVASVIRIGGQSQGYRYLHCGICESEWHMVRVKCSTCEQNGKIAYQGLDAADAKPFDPVTAKDDKLLNKANDPKKVARAETCDDCHTYRKVFNQEHDYNVEPLADDLASLMLDLLVGEAGYQRASGNPLLWLGKNENSEGQQS, from the coding sequence TTGGTACAACGCATTCTTCAGCCAGGCGAAATCGAAGGCCTGGATCACAACGCGATTCCGCGCCTGCTGCTGCCGCAGCCTGACAGCCTGTTTACGGCGCGCGCCTTGCGCTTGCGCGAACTGGCGCAGGGTAAGATCAAGGGCATCCCCGTCGACGCGGGCATGCAGGGCTACCTGGTGCTGATGGCCGCGCTGGCCGATGCGCAAGCCGTCGTGGTGGGAAAACTGGCGCCCGGCGCCGTGCCTGCCGCCGACCCGGACGCGCTGCGCCGCGCCATCCAGCACCGCATGCCCGTGCTGCCCGTCAGCGGCGCCCGTCCGCCCGTCTGGCGCGACATTTTCGCCAGCCTGCTCGATGAACTGGCCACCACGGCCGCAAGCCAGCCGGCCCTGTCGGGCGGCCTGACGCAGGTGCTGGCGCAATTGCGCGCGCTCGACGCGCCAGCGCTGGACGCCTGCGCCGACGCCGTGCTCGATGAAAACGGCGACAACCTCAATCCCATGCATGCGCCGTTCGTCGCGGCCGCGCTGCAAATTTTGTGGTCGGTGTCGGCCAGCCAATTGCGCGCCGCGCGCGTGCCGGACCTGGAAACGGGCACCCTGTGCCCCGTCTGCGGTTCGCACCCCGTCGCCAGCGTGATCCGCATCGGCGGCCAGTCGCAAGGTTACCGCTACCTGCACTGCGGCATTTGCGAAAGCGAATGGCATATGGTGCGCGTCAAGTGCTCGACCTGCGAACAGAATGGCAAGATCGCCTACCAGGGCCTGGACGCGGCCGACGCAAAGCCGTTCGACCCGGTGACGGCGAAGGACGACAAATTGCTCAACAAGGCGAACGATCCGAAAAAAGTGGCGCGCGCGGAAACCTGCGACGATTGCCATACGTATCGCAAGGTCTTCAACCAGGAACACGATTACAACGTCGAACCGCTGGCCGACGACCTGGCCAGCCTGATGCTCGACCTGCTGGTGGGTGAGGCGGGTTACCAGCGCGCCAGCGGCAATCCGTTACTGTGGCTGGGAAAGAATGAAAACAGCGAGGGCCAGCAGTCATGA